Within Rhipicephalus microplus isolate Deutch F79 chromosome 9, USDA_Rmic, whole genome shotgun sequence, the genomic segment TCGCCCTGAACGCTTGTTGGAGCACGCTATGCGGGTCACGGGTTCGTCGCCACTCCACGCGGGAGCTGGTGAGCCCATCGCGCGTCTACTGAATTTCGTTCCCTGACGTCATCACGGGATCGCTGAGAGTTTAAGGGTGAGAGACCTCAGCCTCttacacagccacttacgcaggcTTGAACGCGTTAACCTATGAGCCTGTTATGACACTGCTTGGACCAGAAGAAGAAGGTATTTAATGAGAAGAAGGGGGAAAGGTCAGCCTTGGAAGCGGGTTTCTCGCCTGCTACTCTTCACGGGGGTAaggggaaaagggaaagaaagaggagggtatgatgaggggtgattgtggtatAGCACGCTTGGGCCAGCTTTTGCGCATGcccagtaagggtggtcacgccacacaccacTGGATTGAACTCCGCCACAAGCTGCTTCATGAAAACTGCAAGAATGGCGCGAGCGCTCGTGTGAGTGAAAAGTACGAAGGTGAGATGGACATTTCATTGCGATGTTTTGTGGTTCAGGTGGTATGCATGCCGCCTAAACGCACGAGAGCTCATTCACAATGGCGGCCGTTCGCTGTTTCCCGCCCATACGTACAGATGGCGCCGCAACAGATCTTTCTTCGCAACTCGTCTATTGCAGAGCCTTTCGCCGGACGTACGAAGTGACGATTTGCCAAATCTGGCAGAAAGCTTTTCCCCAATGACATTTTTTAATTGAGAGATCTCATTCACGCAGTGCTTCTGTGCTCTATAATCGTTTACCGTTACAAATTCCAGAGAAGGTGTACAACCATGAAGGCTTATCAGGAATTCGTACTTTTCACTCACACGAGCGCTCGCGCCATTCCTGATACTGCGTGAAGAATCTTTAAGGCGTAGAGACAGAAAAGTAAAAACGATACTCATGCAAGGGTAAGTTCTGATTTAAAagaattttttttgcactgtGGTCTGTTTGATTTTAGAATTCCCTTGAACGTGTGTGCCAAGTAACGCTTTTTTCTGTGCAGCCATTTTCGGAGTTCAAATAGGTTTGCCTACCTTGCCACACCACTGGAAAAGTTGATTTTTCGAAGGCCTACTTCATTGGTGCAGTACGAAGAACTCTAAGGATTCCGAGAAGTGCCATTACCAGGGTGGCCGCGGTGTGCTTGCACGTACAGACTGGAAATGCTCTCAGCGCCTTTTCTTTCTCCAGAACCGTTTTCGCTTTGCGTTCGTCTTTGCAAATGAGGAGAATTTCGCAGTAGTTGTACGCGCTTTGGGGAATGTATGTAATGTGTGAGCTACCGCGCTTAGTAGCGGGGTCAAATAGCCGAAGGTCATTCATTTAAGCGGCTGCTAAGCAGCTTTTGTCCAGCTGTCATGATGCCACCATATGACAGGTTGCCAGAGAATAGGTTAACATGAACGAGTTCAGAGGAGGCCAATCACTTCATGCAATTAATATTCGTACGTTAGCGCAGCAGAGAAAAAATTATTTGAAGCAAATAAAAGATTCGGGGGGAAAGGCAAAATCAATCTATTTACGGCGACTGACTTTATTGACAAAGAATGACGTTTACTAGAGGTGGTGTTTTAGACATGCTCACACGTGAAGACGGCTTTATTTGTGGTGTCATCATTTGGCAGATCCAGAGTGCTTCCGGTagaactctttttttctttcgctccgTACAGGGGAAGCTTGTTCCACTGGCAGATTAAGAGTGTTTTCTTTATGTTGCATTGGCAAATTCGTAGCAGCTTTTTCGCGAGATCCACTTCACGAAGCAACTGTTTTTACTCCTCGAAAAGCGGTGGATTCGACCGGAAGTCGTAAGTGCCGTGTGCCCCGGAACGGTGCAAACTAAAGGTGCGCCAACGGACGCCGGTTGGAGCTTGCGTTTTGCTAGTGAGGCGTCGCTACgcgcgcatcgcgttccattctgcTCCTGCTATTTGCTTCAGAGGAAGTGTGTATGTTTCTTGGGTAGATTCCCTTCAGTTGCCCTCCGCCAGAGTGGAGTACTCCGGCGTAGTTTGTCCGCTACTCCGAATCCGCCATTGGGTGACCCCGCAACAGCGAAGAAGACGGTACTAAATGATTCAAGCACAATTTTACTTAGCAAGCATAAGATATGCTTTTTCCGAAACGCAGATATTGAGTGAAATATGAGGCACGCTAACTTCAGAGATGCAGTTTTATAATGCCATGAACTATTAATGTTACCATAACTTGACCTGCTACACCATTATTCACAATAGACATGGAATTATTCTGGAACGCAAGCTGTTTTTTTCATTCAAAATTCACATTTTCATTGCAAGTATGTCATGCTATTTCATCATACGAAAACTTCGGCCAAAATATCCACCCTTTTTCAAGAAAGGTCCCTTGAGCTCCTTCTATGCGGCaaaatgatgattatgatgatgatgatgatgatgatgatgatgatgatgatggcctaaacGCATGGCTCACACCAACTCTGGAGGATGGCCCAAGAAACGATTAATTAGATAGTGGATAATGTATCACTTTTAAATTTAATGAATTTTAAAATGGTTAGAAGAAATCACATTTCGCTAGTTGAGAGATTTGCAATCGAAATAGCCCCTGCAGCACgtgttcattgttttttttttcattccaagaacatccagaaataataataataataataataataataataataataataataataataataataataataataatgagcgACTGATAGAACAGCTCCTTGCCAGGTTCAGGGTCTTACGGCTACTGATGCTAGCTGGGCTGTGCTCGTCTCCTGGCGgcttgaattattattattattattattattattattattattattattattattattattattattattattattattattattattattattattattattattttgttgttgttgttgttgttgttgttgttgttgttgttgttgttgttgttgttgttgttgttgttgttgttgttgttgttgttgttgttgttgttgttgttgttgttgtttaacgCCTCAAAGCCACCACATTTACGAaaacgccttagtggagggctccggaaatttctaacACCATGGATTCAATCACgagacttgcgggtcagcaatcAAACATCATAACTAGGCACTATACCATAACCGCGAGGTCACCATGCGGGCCACACTTTGAAGACTGTGCAAACCGAACGCACATTTCACGAAGCGCGTCAGGCGCCACGCTAATCACTTGACTAGTGAAGCTATATGAGACACATTTTCCCAAGTGATCTGAAGTAGCGAAGTGCGCACGCATTAAGCgaacatctctcataatcatggagTTCTAAAATACGTCTCTGAGTATGTCAGTTGATTCATATTTCGACCAATACGCCTATATAAATGCTGCACAATTTGTCTAGGTAAATTGAACTAATTCCTATCGATGCACTGGGAATGTTGTTATTTTATCACGTTTTCGTCAGAAAATATCATTTAGTGATGCGGAGAAATGTCCGATGCAGTGCAAGCGTTATGATTTTTGATAACAGTAGGATAGTGCTATACTGTCATTCCGGCTGAGTTTATCATCGATGTCAGCTGATTACCCCCTTTATGTAGCTGCCGTTGGCAGGCCCTGAAACGAAGCCATCAGAGTCTGTCCCGGGAAAAAGTGTAATGTTTCAATTAAATATGATAAAAGAGCGGAATGGTTCTCGCCGTCGTTGTTACGGCAGCGTAGATCCAGGCGTAACGCTTCGATTTCTCGTTTTCCAACGTGTCTCGGCACCCCTACCTGGAAGGCAATGGAGAGTGATACGAGGATCAGGACCGGTGCGTAGAAGTCGAAGCCGGGTCCCAACTGTAACACGTGCTTGAGCTGCGCCCCGTTGGCCGACAGCAGCGCCACGTCGAACAGGCCTTCGGAAACACTCTTCTTGGCCGCGTACCAGTTGCGGAAGTTGACCTCGGCATCGATGGCAGGCATGGAGGGCTGTGGAGGTGGCAGACCCACGACTCGATCAACGTTGTCATTGTCCACCTGCAGGTGCCGAGAAGTCATTCCACCACCACACTTGACCAAGCGATTCGTACATGGCTGCTACAATTACGATGCAGCGTATGTAGTGCTCCCAGTTTCATGAAAACCAAGGAAGGTATACGGGCCATGCACTCTCAGATGATGCTTTATTTATTAATACATTTTAAAGGGTTATTCATTACATTTAAGAGAGttcagctttttctttttctatctttCAACATATGACGCCACGATGACGTCAAAGATCGTCCAACTTGTGAATGCATAGGAGTCCCTCAGTGTTTTTCATTTCTCTTTAACGACGCTGAATTCACTACAGCTTGTAAATCACTATCGCCAGGATATGCTGATTATTCATTCGTATTTACTTGCTTCATAACAACTTTATTGTTGTAGCAAAACAGCCTTTTGGGCCAGTTATACTGTGCTAGTTTTTTTAACTTCAGCCTATTTTCGTCACCAGTGGCGAGATGGGACTACCAGCTACAGTTTGGTGTTACGACCTCTCGCGTTTCGATCAGCGccacctccacggagcgtggtctctcctgcgcgcgcgcttgTTAGACATCGGGAAAGCACAAATGTAACTTTGCTTGCTGCCGCAGCCCCGTTTACGAAAGGCGCGCACTGTTTGTTCGCGCTTATCCTGAGTGAACTTTTTGCGTCTTTCTGTTTGCACAGCgcgcttcaagtgtcgagctgtgacagttgttagtctgcgcttgtcGTGTGTATGCTCATtgtgtgcgtgctttctgcttgaggtgcgcgctgcaagtttcgagctgcttgccgtcaTTTGCGTGActtcgcaatttgttgctgtagcattcattcataAGCCCTTGTGTCGAAACAATGCTGAATAAACGCTCATCTACCTCTGTGAATACCCGTTTCattttcgtgttatactgattcctagaaagagggatcagccgcatttttttttttcagcgaaagAGATCAAAActagggtcacgcgcagttgtccgccgccgccggtgtgcgtaaccacatcacgggaaattaaaaaaataagacgcagtggggctcgaaaccagggtctgctgggtgccagcccctgcagtattcaaccactgagctacgccggtgcttttgacttgttggcaaacctagcacccAAGTCACGGTggagctcgaacccgggtccgctggaaCCCGGGTCAGCCtggtattttaccactgagctaccacgagaaagcAATCACATTAATAccacttataaagcgttttgaaacagcgaaagaacaaccagtcgtcgcacaatgcgaatagcgtaacgagtgggtcgtccaacgctccaacacattacacaagcttgttcttgtttccctataaactctggcacatacccacttcagccataattcctttcattgtcagctactgcatgaacaactggcacaaaattccttccaagtgtttagtggatactacgcttctcagaagaatgatgaaaattagcataacgaatgccggcctactaccccccAAAAAGTTATTAaaaatgccctagtgggtatccagcaagtgtgcttgctgtaGTTACCCGTGTTttgaaaaaggctctgaaaggccgctcttctagctttctctgtgactgtgctATGTATACGCCTTCCGCACAggaccagctttttttttctgcattttcagATTCGTGAAGCGCCCTGGCCAGCAAGATCCGGTGAGTGCGCTTATATCCCAGGTAGATTTATACATACAGCAAAATTTCCGACAACAACAAAACAGCGTGATCCTTTTTGATTATTGCGTAAATGACGACGAGCGCCGCTATCATCCTTTATAGAAGATCAGAGTGGAGGTGGACATGTGGACCTTGCTATGGGGACGGCGGCTCGTCTTTTTCTCAACAAGCACCTCGAAGCCTTTTCAGCATGAAGCTACAATCATGATCAGAGGCAGAAGCCAGTGAAGCATTTTCAAAGATATAGTAGATTACATTTTAGTGGGAAACTCGGACATACAAaacaatgaataaaaatgtgctcTTTAGCATCCGGCGAAACTGGTGAACTGTATTTAATAATATGTAATTCCTATTGAGTTTCAATATTACGATATTCGTGATACGCAGAAAGGACGTCAGAAGGAAAACATGCAATTGTGTTTCCTGTATAACACTGTGTCGAAAAGTCGaatatattgttgcgggttcgcggctatgcagctatgcgggcggtgcgaagaagaagacgacgacgtttttgggctgttcgaaaatacacaacggctgccatcttgactgctggagtacttttctactctaaagtagtaaatacattcgcaacattttggtggtggcgctgggtacgacgcaagacggaacttcgaagcggacgtgttctcgactgcccgaccatggcaacagaaaccaattctgccgctcctgtttcagccgcgactccggcgcagcctgtacagccggtcgtattgacgcaaccgcgcgaccctggcaacttctgcggcaccgaccatgttgacgttgacgactggattccgaagttcgagcggtttgcagcagtgtaccggtgggaccctacgatgatgctcgccaacgttggcttctatctctgcggaacagctggcgcgtggttcgaggctcatgaagcggacataaccagctgggatacttgcaaacagaagcttcgtgacctgtttggtaaggccgtcggacgccagcgggccgcttctaaagaactctctggtcgggcacaaactacgaccgaatcatatgtcacctacatccttgacgttctcgccctttgccatcgtgccgaccccaacatgtccgaggaagacaaagtaagccatttacttaaaggcattgcagatgatgcttttaacatactggtttccaaagactgttccaccattgatgacatcatcaaagagtgccgccgattcgaagagctgaagagtcgccgggtcgccaagaatttcttgcgtcttccgaacacggccgctacgtcatcttgcgaggaccttcagccgccatgcagtcaaccacataacaacgagagtgtggttcgcatcgttcgtagagaaatcgaggccgcgtctccgtcttttctgacccgcccatctgatgatcgaccaacgatctcgttgatccaacaggtcgtgagagaggagctggcaaacgttgggctgcagcctgtatgttcgttgacggaacctcgggtcagtaccatagcgccttctcctgcaccagaaagattccgccgctatcgtgatcctgctcagtggaggacacaggacgacaagcctatatgttttcattgtcatggtgtaggacacatctcccgctactgtcgtttccgcacgtatccacctcggtcgtttcctggctatcgacgtgacgacaaccaccggcccctgcagtacagcgctcgtgacgatggaccgtacaatggcactcctgcgacaccagtccgccggtccagccgttcgccgtccccgcatgaccgtcgctccaggtcacctcagcaccgccgctattcgtcgccccaccctagtggacgcccttcttcggaaaactgagcaatgcagctcccggaggtgacgctgcattggactcccgacctgaaaaccctctgctgaccttgactacggacaaaaacctgcttgatgtagaagtggatggccttcctgttactgcccttattgacaccggcgcacatatttcaattctgagctctgacctccgtgcacgattaaacaaggtccttacgccgccagagtccctatttgtacgtgtcgctagtggagcgaccccggctgtgctcggaatgtgcaccgcgcgtgtgagattcgccgaccgccagacgtccgttctattccatgttctcgctcactgtccacatgacgtcatccttggactcgattttttgtccgaccactccgctgtaattgactgctcagccggcgtcgtgcaacttgacttgcctgcggccaccgaagagtcgaagatggtacagaacaagctttcgtgcgctgagtttgttcgcctcccaccccaagccctaacttgtgtcacagttgaaccatatcccagtgttccggatggggattacgtggtctttccctctcctggtgttttactggcccgcaacgtttcctccccgtacaccatattaactgtcacagcgaacaagacgtgccttcctcttctgaacttcggactcagccctcaaatcctaccacaaggcattgttctcgccactctttcaccgtcacacgagtgccagatctcatcagtgtcacgtgaactggccacagtcgcctcgccgaacccgcatagcaccgacgcagccaactctacacggctcaacaatgtaactaagatgattgcctcagacctgttgccgtctcaggtcaaagacctcactgatcttctcacgagctattcggacatatttgactttgacggtaggcccataggtcaaacatcgcaagtcaaacatcgcattaataccggtgatgcagctccaattcacaggcgtccctatcgagtgtcaccatcagagcgccaagttatccaacaggaggtgaataagatgctcacaaaaggcatcatagagccctcatcgagtccgtgggcgtcccctgtagtcttagttaaaaagaaggacaatacctggcgtttctgcgtggactatcggcatttaaacaaggtcaccaaaagggatgtctacccgcttcctcgtattgatgatgccctggactgccttcatggcgcaacctatttttcttcgatagacttacgctccggttactggcagatcgccgtggacgacctcgaccgggagaagaccgcctttgtaacgcccgacggtctctaccaattcaaggtaatgccgtttggcttgtgcaatgcgccggcaacgttcgagcggatgatggacacgcttttgcgcagctttaaatggtctatctgcctgtgttatctggacgacgtgattgtgtttgccccaacctttaagtctcacctcgagcgcctttcctcaattctttcagtatttcgagaggctgggctccaacttaattcttcgaaatgccattttgggcatcgccaagttactattctagggcatctcgttgactcctccggcatccgccccgatcccgacaaagtccgagctgtcctggattttcctgtaccgacttgtgtcaaggacgttcgaagttttgtgggcctatgctcatatttccgacgatttgtcagaaacttcgcagaggtcgcacgccccctcactgatcttttgaagaaagatgtaccatttgagtggggtcctgatcaaggcacggccttttcccagctcataacacttctgaccacgccaccgattctcgcccacttcgacccgtctgctccaaccgaggtccgcactgatgctagtggctacggtattggcgcggttttagcccagcgtcaatccggtcacgatcgagttcttgcgtatgccagccggctcctttctcctgccgaacgcaattactctattacggaacgcgagtgcctggcgcttgtatgggcagttggtaaattccgcccctatttatatggccggcctttcacagttaccactgaccatcacgctctatgctggctttcagccctcaaagatccaacggggcgccttgctcgttgggctctgcgcctccaggaattcacatacacagtggtttacaagtctggccgtttacaccaagacgccgactgcctctctcggtaccccgttgacgctccagatctagtaaccgacgacgcgtccatctgtatttcctcgctctctgctttcggcaacatgggatgtgagcaacggcgtgacgcgtccctacgcgagctaatcgaccgcctgaacacaggctgtacagacagttcgcttcgcatgttcgttgtcatagacggcattttataccgccgcaacatgcaccatgtgggaaacgaactactactcgtaatacccactcatttgcactcgaccgtacttcagcaactacatgatgtaccaacggctggccaccttggtgttgccagaacgtacgaccgtgtccgccgacgctttttctggcccggcctctaccgttctgtacaacgttatgttaggtcttgtgagtcgtgccaacgccgcaaaaggccagcggtacaccccgccgggctccttcaaccgatcgacgtacctgccgagcctttctatcgtgtcggcctcgacctgctgggccctttccctctttctaccgacggtaacaggtgggtcgccgtcgccatagattactcgacccgtttcgcaattacgagacctcttccaagcagctgcgctacagatgtcgccgactttttgattcaagacgtcatcttacatcatggtgctcctcgtcaactggtcaccgatcgcggtcgctactttttatctaaggtaattgacgatctacttcgttcttgtgcaaccaagcacaagcttacgacggcctaccatcctcaaacaaacggcctcacagaacgtctgaatcgcacactcactgacatgctcgccatgtacgtgtcgacggatcatcgtgactgggacattgcgctaccctttgtcactttcgcttacaatagctcacgccacgacactgctggatattctcccttttaccttttgtatggaagagacccgacattgccgttcgacacgcttgtacccaaccctgc encodes:
- the LOC119165531 gene encoding ninjurin-1: MDMTELVSFKAVPNKVDNDNVDRVVGLPPPQPSMPAIDAEVNFRNWYAAKKSVSEGLFDVALLSANGAQLKHVLQLGPGFDFYAPVLILVSLSIAFQVIQMGLLVVIGFLDLSKECHQRRAEVLTNVATAIATMVAMINVIAAAFNLRHDGDGGPQQ